In a genomic window of Cuculus canorus isolate bCucCan1 chromosome 4, bCucCan1.pri, whole genome shotgun sequence:
- the SPARCL1 gene encoding LOW QUALITY PROTEIN: SPARC-like protein 1 (The sequence of the model RefSeq protein was modified relative to this genomic sequence to represent the inferred CDS: deleted 3 bases in 2 codons; substituted 2 bases at 2 genomic stop codons), whose amino-acid sequence MHLSILEPSLNYKLGTHGQKTPEKTEHIKPEAPKEENMKYVVKGDLLHSHRNLNPELSVPHAEHRDEPQTTRKQRGSGSEHQVKNSLKSINFLLLHSKPDLASDNQNSYSGSSRRKQSSSEHSELRTHEKHSNTANLHVLGDALSLYHERNAWKHNKNTVGLSESNHESDEEGVEEEDEEWGEEIDYRDMKHKGQQTNQGNQYKGEQNANSMQSDEILRDSSRPIRITKRHGEKFDIEEKKEDRQKSPYKEVPVSQKKHNRDQDDKWQSQQRKDNIQVNYQSDHETEEKRQDTEDSSVDEDGLDSGDVDGEEDLSNTWKEAAYEEEERIQSNDQERISTKHKAEETTEDDTAVHRETQDYQDGKIKDLIHSEQDDYDHEPPNSDSKQQVETNSSVQSINSMEREDKIKTTGSSYDRLENASNRIPSFFLXLLDPCRYFHCKRGKVCHVDKHGKPSCICQDPTACPSTKDYERVCGTDNKTYDSTCQLFGTKCQLEGTKMGHQLHLDYMGSCKYIHTVXYEVDQFPLRMRDWLKNILVQYYERDLDTSGYLTKKQRAKVKKIYQNDKRLVAGDHPVELLLHDFEKNYHMYVYPVHWQFHQLDQHPVDRLLTHSELAHLRASLVPMEYCITRFFQECDGDQDKLIVLKEWCHCFGIKEEDINENLLF is encoded by the exons ATGCATTTGTCTATTCTAGAACCATCCTTGAACTACAAACTTGGAACTCATGGACAGAAAACTCCAGAAAAG actgaacATATTAAACCTGAAGCTCCAAAAGAAGAGAACATGAAGTATGTAGTCAAGGGTGATTTGCTGCACAGTCACAGAAACCTAAACCCAGAGCTATCAGTACCACATGCTGAGCACAGGGATGAGCCTCAGACCACTAGAAAACAACGAGGAAGTGGTAGTGAGCATCAAGTGAAAAATAGCCTAAAAAGCATCAATTTCCTTTTGCTGCACAGTAAACCAGATTTAGCTTCTGATAACCAGAACAGCTACTCTGGAAGTAGCAGGAGAAAACAGTCCAGCTCTGAGCATTCTGAGTTAAGGACACATGAGAAACACAGCAACACAGCCAATCTACATGTTCTGGGTGATGCTCTTAGTCTTTATCATGAGCGTAATGCAtggaaacataataaaaatacagttggCCTATCTGAAAGCAACCATGAAAGTGATGAAGAAGGTGTGgaagaagaggatgaggaaTGGGGTGAAGAAATTGATTACAGAGATATGAAGCACAAAGGCCAGCAGACAAATCAAGGTAACCAATACAAAGGAGAGCAAAATGCAAACAGTATGCAATCTGATGAAATCCTGAGAGATTCCAGTCGACCAATCCGGATAACAAAGAGACACGGTGAGAAATTTGAcatagaagaaaagaaggaagacagGCAAAAGTCACCCTATAAAGAAGTCCCCGTCTCTcaaaaaaaacataacagagATCAGGATGACAAGTGGCAAAGCCAACAGAGGAAAGACAATATTCAAGTAAACTATCAAAGTGATCatgaaacagaggagaaaaggcagGATACGGAGGACAGTAGCGTTGATGAGGATGGTCTTGATAGTGGTGATGTTGATGGTGAGGAAGATCTCAGCAATACCTGGAAAGAAGCAGCctatgaggaagaggagagaatcCAGAGTAATGATCAAGAGAGAATCAGCACCAAGCACAAAGCGGAAGAAACCACTGAAGATGACACTGCAGTTCATAGAGAGACCCAGGATTACCAAGATGGCAAGATTAAAGACCTTATTCACTCCGAACAAGATGATTATGATCATGAGCCACCTAATTCTGATAGCAAGCAACAAGTGGAAACAAATAGCTCAGTTCAGAGCATTAATTCAATGGAACGTGAAGATAag ATTAAAACTACAGGCAGTTCCTATGAT AGATTGGAAAATGCAAGCAACAGGAT TCCCTCCTTCTTTCTATGATTGCTAGACCCATGTAGGTACTTCCACTGCAAAAGAGGTAAAGTCTGCCATGTGGACAAACATGGGAAACCCAGTTGTATTTGCCAAGATCCTACTGCTTGCCCTTCCACAAAAGACTATGAACGT GTTTGTGGTACAGATAATAAGACTTATGATAGCACATGTCAACTCTTTGGCACCAAATGTCAACTTGAAGGGACAAAAATGGGACACCAGCTGCACCTAGACTATATGGGCTCCTGCAAAT ACATCCACACTGTATGATATGAAGTGGATCAGTTTCCCCTCCGGATGCGTGACTGGCTCAAGAACATCCTTGTGCAATATTATGAACGTGATCTGGATACTTCCGGATATCTAACT AAAAAGCAAAGGGCTAAG GTCAAAAAAATCTACCAGAACGACAAGCGCCTTGTGGCTGGCGACCACCCAGTTGAGCTGCTCCTGCATGACTTTgagaaaaattatcacatgTATGTGTATCCTGTGCATTGGCAGTTTCATCAGCTTGATCAGCACCCTGTtgacag actaTTAACACACTCAGAGCTTGCACATTTGAGAGCCTCCCTTGTTCCCATGGAATACTGCATAACCCGTTTCTTCCAAGAATGTGATGGAGACCAAGACAAACTCATCGTTTTGAAGGAATGGTGCCACTGCTTTGGAATTAAAGAAG aAGACATAAATGAAAATCTCCTGTTCTGA